A stretch of the Streptomyces ortus genome encodes the following:
- the secE gene encoding preprotein translocase subunit SecE: protein MTDAVGSIDMPDAQDEAPESQKKGRKGGKRAKKGPLKRLALFYRQIVAELRKVVWPTRNQLTTYTTVVIVFVVIMIGLVTVIDFGLDKAAKYVFG, encoded by the coding sequence GTGACGGACGCCGTGGGCTCCATCGACATGCCTGATGCCCAGGATGAGGCGCCGGAGTCCCAGAAGAAGGGCCGCAAGGGCGGTAAGCGTGCCAAGAAGGGCCCGCTGAAGCGCCTCGCCCTCTTCTACCGCCAGATCGTCGCGGAGCTCCGCAAGGTTGTCTGGCCGACCCGCAATCAGCTGACGACGTACACCACTGTGGTGATTGTGTTCGTTGTCATCATGATCGGTCTGGTGACTGTGATTGACTTCGGACTCGACAAGGCCGCCAAGTACGTCTTCGGCTAG
- the nusG gene encoding transcription termination/antitermination protein NusG codes for MSDPNLNDAVESVESREDELDIVEGADVEDQVEAADAAAGEPAEEAALHVEDESDEDDTASVDEDADTDVDATDESAEADEEEAEEAEPVDPVTALREELRTLPGEWYVIHTYAGYENRVKTNLEQRAVSLNVEDFIFAAEVPQEEVAQIKNGERKTIKQNKLPGYVLVRMDLTNESWGVVRNTPGVTGFVGNAYDPYPLTLDEIVKMLAPEAEEKAAREAAEAEGKPAPSRKLEVQVLDFEVGDSVTVTDGPFATLQATINEINADSKKVKGLVEIFGRETPVELSFDQIQKN; via the coding sequence GTGTCTGACCCGAACCTGAACGATGCCGTCGAGTCGGTCGAGTCCCGCGAGGACGAGCTCGACATCGTCGAGGGCGCGGACGTCGAGGACCAGGTCGAGGCTGCCGACGCCGCGGCGGGCGAGCCCGCCGAAGAGGCCGCGCTGCACGTCGAGGACGAGTCCGACGAGGACGACACCGCCTCCGTCGACGAGGACGCCGACACGGACGTGGACGCGACCGACGAGAGCGCCGAGGCCGACGAGGAGGAGGCGGAGGAGGCCGAGCCGGTCGACCCCGTCACCGCCCTTCGTGAGGAACTTCGCACGCTGCCCGGCGAGTGGTACGTCATCCACACGTACGCCGGTTACGAGAACCGCGTGAAGACCAACCTCGAACAGCGTGCCGTCTCGCTGAACGTCGAGGACTTCATCTTCGCGGCCGAGGTGCCGCAAGAAGAGGTCGCGCAGATCAAGAACGGCGAGCGCAAGACCATCAAGCAGAACAAGCTCCCCGGCTACGTGCTGGTGCGCATGGATCTGACGAACGAGTCCTGGGGTGTCGTCCGCAACACCCCCGGCGTCACCGGCTTCGTGGGCAACGCCTACGACCCGTACCCGCTGACGCTGGACGAGATCGTCAAGATGCTCGCCCCCGAGGCCGAGGAGAAGGCCGCCCGCGAGGCCGCCGAGGCCGAGGGCAAGCCGGCGCCGTCCCGCAAGCTCGAGGTCCAGGTGCTGGACTTCGAGGTGGGCGACTCGGTCACCGTCACCGACGGCCCGTTCGCGACGCTGCAGGCGACCATCAACGAGATCAACGCCGACTCGAAGAAGGTCAAGGGCCTCGTCGAGATCTTCGGCCGCGAGACTCCGGTGGAGCTCAGCTTCGACCAGATCCAGAAGAACTGA
- the rplK gene encoding 50S ribosomal protein L11, producing the protein MPPKKKKVTGLIKLQIQAGAANPAPPVGPALGQHGVNIMEFCKAYNAATESQRGWVIPVEITVYEDRSFTFITKTPPAAKMILKAAGVEKGSGEPHKTKVAKISQAQVREIATTKLADLNANDLDAASKIIAGTARSMGITVEG; encoded by the coding sequence ATGCCTCCCAAGAAGAAGAAGGTCACGGGGCTTATCAAGCTCCAGATCCAGGCCGGTGCGGCCAACCCGGCGCCGCCGGTCGGCCCCGCGCTGGGCCAGCACGGCGTCAACATCATGGAGTTCTGCAAGGCCTACAACGCGGCGACCGAGTCGCAGCGCGGCTGGGTCATCCCGGTGGAGATCACGGTCTACGAAGACCGCTCCTTCACCTTCATCACCAAGACCCCGCCGGCCGCGAAGATGATCCTCAAGGCCGCTGGTGTCGAGAAGGGCTCCGGCGAGCCCCACAAGACCAAGGTCGCCAAGATCAGCCAGGCCCAGGTCCGCGAGATCGCCACCACCAAGCTGGCCGACCTCAACGCCAACGACCTGGACGCCGCGTCGAAGATCATCGCCGGCACCGCCCGTTCCATGGGCATCACGGTCGAGGGCTGA
- a CDS encoding pyridoxal phosphate-dependent aminotransferase, giving the protein MSAAIPPTERRVSARVGAISESATLAVDAKAKALKAAGRPVIGFGAGEPDFPTPDYVVEAAIEACKNPKYHRYTPAGGLPELKAAIVAKTLRDSHYEVDASQVLVTNGGKQAIYQAFAAILDPGDEVIVPAPYWTTYPESIRLAGGVPVEVVADETTGYRVSVEQLEAARTERTKVVLFVSPSNPTGAVYSAEDTEAIGRWAIEHGLWVMTDEIYEHLVYGDAKFTSLPAVLPELRDKCIVVNGVAKTYAMTGWRVGWVIGPKDVVKAATNLQSHATSNVSNVAQAAAIAAVSGDLTAVAEMREAFDRRRRTIVRMLNEIEGVLCPEPEGAFYAYPSVKALLGKEIRGRRPQTSVELAALILEEAEVAVVPGEAFGTPGYLRLSYALGDEDLVEGVSRIQKLLAEAKA; this is encoded by the coding sequence ATGAGCGCTGCAATCCCTCCCACCGAGCGCCGGGTCTCCGCCCGAGTCGGCGCGATCTCCGAGTCCGCCACCCTCGCCGTGGACGCCAAGGCCAAGGCCCTCAAGGCCGCCGGACGTCCGGTGATCGGCTTCGGCGCCGGTGAGCCCGACTTCCCGACCCCGGACTACGTCGTCGAGGCCGCCATCGAGGCATGCAAGAACCCGAAGTACCACCGCTACACGCCGGCCGGCGGCCTTCCCGAGCTGAAGGCGGCGATCGTCGCCAAGACGCTGCGTGACTCCCACTACGAGGTGGACGCCTCCCAGGTCCTGGTGACCAACGGCGGCAAGCAGGCCATCTACCAGGCGTTCGCCGCGATCCTCGACCCGGGCGACGAGGTCATCGTCCCGGCCCCCTACTGGACGACGTACCCCGAGTCGATCCGTCTCGCCGGCGGTGTCCCGGTGGAGGTCGTCGCGGACGAGACCACCGGCTACCGCGTCTCGGTCGAGCAGCTGGAGGCGGCCCGTACGGAGCGGACCAAGGTCGTCCTCTTCGTGTCCCCCTCGAACCCGACCGGCGCCGTCTACAGCGCCGAGGACACCGAGGCCATCGGCCGCTGGGCCATAGAGCACGGCCTGTGGGTGATGACGGACGAGATCTACGAGCACCTGGTCTACGGGGACGCGAAGTTCACCTCGCTGCCGGCAGTACTTCCTGAGCTGCGCGACAAGTGCATCGTGGTCAACGGCGTGGCGAAGACGTACGCGATGACCGGCTGGCGGGTCGGGTGGGTGATCGGCCCCAAGGACGTCGTCAAGGCGGCGACCAACCTGCAGTCCCACGCCACGTCGAACGTGTCGAACGTGGCCCAGGCCGCCGCGATCGCCGCCGTCTCGGGCGACCTGACGGCCGTCGCCGAGATGCGCGAGGCCTTCGACCGCCGCCGTCGGACGATCGTGCGCATGCTCAACGAGATCGAGGGCGTGCTCTGCCCGGAGCCCGAGGGCGCGTTCTACGCGTACCCCTCGGTGAAGGCGCTCCTCGGCAAGGAGATCCGCGGCAGGCGCCCGCAGACCTCCGTCGAGCTGGCCGCCCTGATCCTGGAGGAGGCCGAGGTCGCGGTCGTCCCGGGTGAGGCCTTCGGCACGCCGGGTTATCTGCGGCTGTCGTACGCGCTGGGTGACGAGGACCTCGTCGAGGGCGTCTCGCGGATCCAGAAGCTCCTGGCGGAGGCCAAGGCCTGA